The genomic stretch TAATGCTTTCGACCTCTGTTGGCTGGGATTTTTGACCTGAGCTAAAATCCAGCGAAAGAGAATGAAAAGCATTGTGAGAGAAATATTCTCAAGTCGAACCACATTTGGTCGACTAAGAAACCAAAAGGAAAAATAGCTTATCAGGCTTATAAGTACTTAAAAGCCCAAGAAGCGGGCAAAAGGCCCAAAAGATTCAAATAAAAAGTATATTTCATGCAGGTTGAAGTTTTGGAGGGAAAAGACACCTGAATGTATAACGTGGAAGCGTGGGATGGAAGTTAAGGTGAAGAACGTGGGGTTCTTAAAGAAGTCGACAACCTCACCAAAGTAGTTATTTTTATGCACTATAAATAAAGAACTTTGTGCATAGCTTTAGAGGTTCACAATTTTACAAACGCCTGCACGCTGTAACACTCCGAGTACCCAAGCGAACGAGCGAAATGAGTCAAGCAAGGGCTATGTATGTTTAAACCATCTACTTTTCTGCAAATTTTAAATGTTATGTCATTTATCTTTTACTCTTTTCGTTTTCCTTTGTTCATTTGTGGTTTGATTTTCACCAAATACGTTTTTACAAAAAATATCGTTCTGAGTGTGTTAGACGTCGTGTCGAACACCCTCGTTTTTGTAACTAAAACAAAAGAACTTCTCACAAAAATTATTGCAAACAAAAGCACTATTCTGAGATTCTCTGGTCGATCTcgcaagtaacctttaaaaagagaCTAGCGAAGTTTACCAAAACCCGAGGTGGACAACCCCGCAAGAAAAGCTTTGCCTTCTACAGAATGAGGAATCAATCCAGTCCTCATGACTTCTCCCATCGTTTTGATTTCTTAAGCTTTGGTTCCTCCGCTTATGTGCAAAAGAAAATTTCTGATCTTGCCGATCTTTCAACCTCTCCAACAGTTACACGTAGGTCAAACATCTAAACAACTACAATCACACGTTCCTAGATCAGAGATGCTCCAAAGCCTCCAGCAACTCCAAGCCAATATTGGCATGCAAGGAGGCGAAATGAACTTCTCACTAGCATATACAACTTGGCGCAACAACACAATGCCCATCTCTTAAACTAAATACTCCTCAGAATAAAAAGAGAACCTACAACACGCTCGATCTTGAGATTGCTCGCTGCGGGAAGTGACATTACGCAATAATTACGAAACCTCGCCTAAACCGATCCTCATTAACACCGTCTCTTTGTATCGATTTGTTTCTAAATTGTCACCTATATCAGACACACCACTCTCCATCACATGACTTGGGGGGAGAGGTGACATCCATACTCCCTCTAAAGAACGTCAACCCAGAAGATCTATGTTACGCCACCCTTAGGAATGGGACAAGCGAGACATCAAAATACAAATTTTTGATCAAAGAAGAAACCAAAGATTTAGGCACATCCTTGATAGTCCGATCCTAATATTTCTCAATAAGCTCCCTAAGTTGGATAATTATGACGAGATCGGAGATCTAGATGAACATATTGATCAAGTGGATACTATGCTTGATTGTCACAATGCCGTGAGTGCGGTGAAACGCAAATTATTTGTCTTGACTCTCAAAGGAGCAGCCGTGACATGGTGCAAAACGTTTCCTAATAGATGTATAAATAGCTCCTACAAAATCTCTATGATTCCTTCACAACTTAATTTACATCCCAAAAACGGCAGCCCAAGACTATTGTCTTCCTCAGCAAAATCCAacataaaaaaaaggaaattcaGAGGAAATACATTGATCGATTTACCAAGGTATCTGTCGAAGTAAGGGATCAAATGAATTACTGAAATGTTGGATATTTGGAAAAGGATTAAAAGCATACTATATGTTTAACGAGAATTTAAGGAAGGAAGGTGTTAGAGGCATGAGTGACCTCCCCGCCAGGGCAAAACCGTACATTAACTATAAAGAAATATTCTAGATGAAAAGAGGAAATAAGTTGAGGATAATTGAACCTGGAAAATAACCGATCAATTGAAAGAGACCTCAACCGATGTCGAGACGACGGAGACCAAGGTCCCTAAGCCATATTTTCAACCTACACGCCCCCTCAATACATCTAAGGAGAAGATCTTGCAAGAATTCTCAAACACTGATTTCAAGGAAACGGAAATAAAGAATCCTCGACTCTTAAAATAATTGTCATGACTTATAAGATGAGATTTTTTTTCGATTTCAAATGAGCAATGAACATAATACAAATGAGTGTGTAGCCTGAAAAATGCAATTAAGGAACTGATTAAAAAATGAAGCTTAAACTAGTACACCAAGGAAAACGTACAGAAGGAAAATTATgggataaaaagaaaatataaaaggtGAGACGAGTCATCAAGGAAGAAGCAATTGCCTCGTCGAGAGAATGTGTCCCTAAAAAAGACAATTGATGTCGTGATAGAGGGAAAAGGAACACAATATAGCAGTTACAAGGAGGATGAAGATGGAGGAGGAAAAATGTCAATTAATAGCCTTTATCACCAGAGGTTTTTGCTGCCTAAATATCCCATCAAAAGGAATGTTCAAGAAAGAAGATGTAGCTTCTAAAAGCAAGTCAGAAAGACTTATCCTTGGATTCAAAGATAGTGAAATAGTGGGTGGCATCACAAATGAGAATTTTCCCTTGATTACAACGACGACTATTGCCAACTTTGATGTTTCATGGATCCTTATCAACGGGGGAAGCTCGTATGATATCATGTGCACCAAATTCTTTGAAAAGTGGAACTTGAAATAAAAAGGTTATCGCCTTATACATGCTCCAACCTAATGCTATCATTGGCACAATAACCCGTTCATGAGATATTTTTAGATTTCATGGTCACGCTTGGAGAAGGAAAAGACACCAGGACAATAGACCTACAATTCTCTATGGTTCCGTGCAAAAGTGTGTACAACTGCATTTTGGGTAGACCTTTCACTGCAACACTAGATATTGTGGCCTCCATGATTCAATTGAAGATGAAATACTATAACTTCCATGATGAGTCTATGACAATATGCGCCAGCAAATCTAGAGCTCGGAAAATACGCAAATCTTTGTAGCACAACAAGGACGTGACACCTACTAAAAAGGGGAAAGAAAATGTGTTGGAAAAGTCAACATCGCCAATCTCCACAAGCGCTTAGAGGAGATGGTAGTCATTTCTCATAGCAGAGGACGGGCTCTCTAACAGTTATAGTATGAAGAATCCTAACTCAATCAATGCAAGTGACGTCATCAAGAAAATAGCTTGTCATTTGGTTCTGAAAAAATAATCAAGGAACAACGCTGAAGCAACTTAGAGTCCATTACAACACTCGACCCAAGAGACTATAATGATAATAAATCTACTACTAAGGAGAAAATATCTGGACCAATAAGACGAAAATTATATCATGATAGCTAAGTACTTTTAACCATACATTCAAaggttcattttattttataatcattTTCTTTCAGTAGTGAATAAATCCTTCGCTAAATTCCTTTCTTTACTGTCATGAAAAGACAAGTATGGATAAAGGGTGTTGTTGCAAACACCATGAATGTGTGACTAAAGCAATCAAACATCCACAACGAAAGTCAGTTAATCAAAGACACCAAACCTAGAAATAAAATATGGTGATACGGGTTTACCCCCTCCTCTTGGTAACTAGTCACTCCATGGTGCTTGAGGTGAAACCTTATTACGCGGGCCTAGAACTTAGTCTAAACTTAGGGGTAGGAAAGAAGAGTAGACCCTTGGTCGCGCGAGCTCCTTAGAGACGTCTAGTAAAGCTTCTAAGCACAATCACGCGAATGAGCAGGGAAGAATGTTGCTTAGAAATCCTGTTTAAGAGCATAAACATTCATGAAGAGGAAGAATACATTTATTGTATGTACTCCACAGTCTTTTAACATATTCTGGAGAGAGCGCCCTTCCACTCCGAGGAGGAACACACCCCGGTAAAAGCTTGGTACATACCTCCTTTATTGGAAAAAATAGAAATGATGAGTCTTCGTCTTTAGACTCTCAAGCGATCCGACAATTACTTTGGTCCATCTCGGTTTCACTGCCAATACATTAAAAAAAACGATAGTGAGTTTAAGCATGAGACTGAGATTCCAACCACCACATCACTTCAATGTCATTAGGATCAAGACCAACAACCAACCCTCTATCTTTGACGACAATATATTATTTCGAGACCTTCATACAAATCTTAATAGCAACTCGAACGATTAATAAGTGGGCATAATAAAAAGAAGGCAAAGTAATTACCTTTAAGACAAGCAACTCCCGATATGTGTGAGAACCAAGTCGCCTGAGCACCACGAAAGATGTTGGAAGAAGAAGAAAGTGATACACAGATCCTTAAACCTCACAGgcaatgaaaaagaaaatatgatCAAATTCACCCTTTAGCCTTCATATATTGATTGTAGAAGACCACACGATCTGCAATTAAATATTTAGGAAAGCACATCATTACCACAAACTATCTTGATTGAACCTCACTAGAGAGTCGGGCACCTGACCTGAGTTATTGATGCATCAACCACCGTCAAATCTGATCGGACAGCTTCCCGTGAAACACACTGGATCAAGTAGGAACAATTTTAAACGTTTATTGTGTACAAGTTCTACCATATGCCATAATAGATATTTTCATGTTCACTCTTGCCATCGTACCATAAAGACTTTCTCCCTTCATCCAACCAATTTTCGTTCTCTCATGAGAGTAGATTCAATTTTGACTTGTGGTCTAAGGAGTTATCAAACTTTTAATATGTACCATTTTTAGAAGGTTGTAATTTGAAGTATAGTTCACTATGTTATTGAATTGATGAACGGGCAGGGAAGAATGTGGTTGCAATCCTGTGCGGTATTTTTGCATCATATCAATGCAAAGATCTGGGAGTGGATGGTTAGAGGCACTTTTGAATAGTCACATTAATATAAGTTCCAATGGGGAGATATTTTCTAAACACAAAAGAAGGGGAAGTGTTTCATCAATTTTAAAGACAATGGACAAGGTGTATAATCTTGACTACTTTACAAGTGCTTCCAAGAATCAGTGCAATGCAGCTGTAGGCTTCAAGTGGATGCTTAATCAGGTAGGTTGGTACCACTCTTTTCATTGCATGGTTCAATTCACCTCTTAAAAATGTTTAATCATACTCATACAGTTTTCTATAAGATACTAAAAGAAGAAATTAATATTTTCATAGGGTTTGATGGCCCATCATGAGGAGATAGTGGAATACATCCAAAGAAAAGGAGTTTCTGTAATATTCCTATTAAGAAGGAATTTCCTACGTAGAATAGTATCTTTGTTAGCAAATTCCTATGACAAATATGCCAAGCAACTCAATGGAACCCACAAATCTCATGTCCCATCCACAACAGAGGTATCTTTCTTGTCCTTAATCTTATGTTCTAACTTAATTGGTTTCATCCTACTATATATTGCAGGCTGAAGTTCTTGCCAAATACAAACCATTGATCAAGACCACATCACTAATGGCAGAGCTAAAGCAAACAGAGGAGACAGTTGCAAAAGCCATTGAATACTTTAACAACACTCGCCA from Vicia villosa cultivar HV-30 ecotype Madison, WI linkage group LG4, Vvil1.0, whole genome shotgun sequence encodes the following:
- the LOC131596526 gene encoding uncharacterized protein LOC131596526, with the translated sequence MQRSGSGWLEALLNSHINISSNGEIFSKHKRRGSVSSILKTMDKVYNLDYFTSASKNQCNAAVGFKWMLNQGLMAHHEEIVEYIQRKGVSVIFLLRRNFLRRIVSLLANSYDKYAKQLNGTHKSHVPSTTEAEVLAKYKPLIKTTSLMAELKQTEETVAKAIEYFNNTRHIVLYYEDLLKNRTKLNDVQEFLRLPYRDLQSVQVKIHTKPLSKQIENWEEVKDALKGTPYQSFLFSN